The proteins below are encoded in one region of Nitrospira sp. SG-bin1:
- a CDS encoding sulfur reduction protein DsrE, with protein MATFMISGSRGTDDPTMATLPFMAAKTAKDQGHDVVLWLWNEAVTLGRKGVADHVTGVNLTPLKELLAAVQAAGVPIWVCGACAVARQVGASDLVAGASIKGMPDYIKAVAERDRNVMF; from the coding sequence ATGGCGACATTCATGATTTCAGGCAGTCGAGGGACCGATGATCCAACGATGGCGACGTTGCCCTTCATGGCTGCCAAGACGGCGAAAGATCAAGGGCATGATGTGGTCCTGTGGTTGTGGAACGAAGCCGTGACGTTGGGTCGGAAAGGCGTGGCGGATCATGTGACGGGTGTGAATTTGACGCCGTTGAAGGAACTACTGGCTGCCGTCCAGGCTGCCGGTGTGCCGATCTGGGTTTGCGGGGCCTGCGCCGTGGCGAGACAGGTCGGAGCCTCGGATCTCGTCGCCGGTGCATCCATCAAGGGGATGCCGGACTACATCAAGGCCGTGGCTGAACGCGACCGGAACGTGATGTTCTGA
- a CDS encoding glyoxalase translates to MAIKSIAFTVYPVSNMERARAFYEHVLGLHTTSHYQDEWVEYDLGDGTFAITTTAMGHTPGARGAVVAFEVSNLDAFVQRMKERAVVFVTEVFDTPVCRMAVIEDPDRNHVTIHRRNAS, encoded by the coding sequence ATGGCGATCAAGTCGATCGCGTTTACGGTCTATCCCGTCTCCAATATGGAACGGGCACGGGCGTTCTACGAGCACGTGCTCGGCTTACACACGACGTCGCACTATCAAGACGAGTGGGTAGAGTACGATCTCGGTGACGGGACCTTTGCCATCACGACGACAGCGATGGGTCACACTCCGGGGGCTAGGGGAGCGGTCGTGGCCTTCGAGGTCTCCAACCTGGATGCCTTTGTTCAGAGGATGAAAGAGCGAGCGGTCGTGTTCGTCACGGAAGTATTCGACACACCGGTTTGCAGGATGGCGGTGATTGAAGATCCTGACCGGAATCATGTCACCATTCATAGGAGAAATGCCTCATGA
- a CDS encoding polyphosphate kinase 2 produces the protein MGDSGATLTEDDLRRINTRKGLIQLLEKRGVDIQDVRKRLLYEHELRQLQVELVKFQRWVQNTGARIAILVEGRDAAGKGGTIRRFTEHLNPRAMRVVALPKPSDEERGQWYFQRYIRQLPNKGEIVFFDRSWYNRAVVEPVMGFCTKKEHQRFLQQVPEFEHMLYEDGVTIIKFWFSISKEEQAKRFDARRQNPLKQWKLSPVDEKAQELWDAYTRSKEEMFSKTHTTYSPWIIVKANDKQAARLESLRYVLNLLPYKGKEEAQIRLTPDPNVITRFHRKMVELDL, from the coding sequence ATCGGAGACTCAGGGGCCACGTTGACCGAAGATGATCTCCGCAGAATCAACACGAGAAAAGGTCTCATCCAATTGCTGGAGAAGCGAGGCGTCGATATTCAGGACGTGCGCAAGAGGCTACTGTACGAACATGAGCTGCGGCAGCTGCAAGTGGAATTAGTCAAGTTCCAACGGTGGGTTCAGAATACGGGAGCGCGCATTGCGATTCTCGTCGAAGGACGGGATGCCGCGGGAAAAGGCGGCACGATTCGACGCTTTACCGAACATCTGAACCCTCGTGCGATGCGGGTCGTGGCATTGCCGAAACCGAGCGACGAAGAACGAGGCCAGTGGTATTTCCAACGATACATTCGCCAACTGCCGAACAAGGGCGAAATCGTCTTCTTCGACCGTAGTTGGTACAACCGTGCCGTCGTCGAACCGGTGATGGGATTCTGCACTAAGAAAGAGCATCAGCGTTTCCTGCAGCAGGTTCCCGAATTCGAACATATGCTCTATGAAGATGGCGTGACCATCATTAAATTCTGGTTCTCCATCTCGAAGGAAGAGCAAGCGAAACGCTTTGACGCGAGACGACAAAATCCCCTGAAACAGTGGAAGCTCAGCCCCGTCGATGAAAAAGCACAGGAGTTGTGGGATGCCTACACGCGCAGCAAAGAAGAGATGTTCAGCAAGACACACACGACGTACAGCCCGTGGATCATCGTCAAGGCCAACGACAAACAGGCGGCCCGCCTTGAGAGCCTGCGTTACGTGTTGAATCTGTTGCCCTATAAGGGTAAGGAAGAAGCCCAGATCAGATTGACGCCCGATCCGAACGTGATTACGCGGTTCCACCGCAAGATGGTGGAACTGGATCTCTGA